One genomic window of Lolium rigidum isolate FL_2022 unplaced genomic scaffold, APGP_CSIRO_Lrig_0.1 contig_62745_1, whole genome shotgun sequence includes the following:
- the LOC124681968 gene encoding protein STRICTOSIDINE SYNTHASE-LIKE 10-like → MARGTRDLVAAPATSLVVLLLVLLIMPSAAAAVPSIDATLTRHLPLPRGLLRGPESVAFDAKGQGPYSGVSDGRVLKWNGDKLGWTTYAYGPDYSSEECTATILRPETATESHCGRPLGLRFHLRSGNLYIADAYKGLMRVGPGGGKATVLVTEVDGAPLRFTNGVDVDQVTGEVYFTDSSMTYQRSQHEMVTRTGDSTGRLMRYDPRTGKVALLKTGITYPNGLALSADRTHLVISSTGPCKLLRYWIKGAKAGAMELFANLPGYPDNVRPDKRGGYWVALHREKTELPFGIDSHLLALRIGADGKVLEEMRGPKSVRPTEVVERKGGRLFMGSVELPYVAVITRK, encoded by the coding sequence ATGGCGAGGGGCACGAGGGATCTCGTCGCTGCCCCGGCGACCTcgctcgtcgtcctgctccttgTGCTCCTCATCAtgccaagcgccgccgccgccgtccccagcATCGACGCCACGCTGACGCGCCACCTCCCGCTGCCCCGCGGGCTGCTGCGCGGCCCGGAgagcgtcgccttcgacgccaaaGGCCAGGGCCCGTACAGCGGCGTCTCCGACGGCCGCGTCCTCAAGTGGAACGGCGACAAGCTCGGCTGGACGACGTACGCCTACGGCCCCGACTACAGCAGCGAGGAATGCACGGCGACCATCCTCCGCCCGGAGACCGCCACCGAGAGCCACTGCGGCCGCCCGCTCGGCCTGCGGTTCCATCTCAGGTCGGGGAACCTCTACATAGCTGACGCGTACAAGGGGCTCATGAGGGTCGGCCCCGGCGGCGGCAAGGCCACGGTGCTGGTCACCGAGGTTGACGGCGCGCCTCTCCGCTTTACCAACGGGGTCGACGTCGACCAGGTGACCGGCGAGGTCTACTTCACCGACAGCTCCATGACCTACCAGAGGTCGCAGCACGAGATGGTCACCAGAACCGGCGACTCTACGGGCCGCCTCATGAGGTACGACCCGCGGACGGGGAAGGTCGCCCTGCTCAAGACCGGCATCACTTACCCCAACGGCCTCGCCCTCAGCGCTGATAGAACGCACCTCGTGATCTCTTCGACCGGGCCATGCAAACTATTGAGGTACTGGATCAAGGGCGCCAAGGCCGGCGCCATGGAGCTATTCGCTAATCTGCCGGGGTATCCCGACAATGTGAGGCCCGACAAAAGAGGAGGATATTGGGTGGCGCTGCACCGTGAGAAGACGGaactcccctttggcatcgataGCCACCTGCTGGCCTTGAGGATCGGAGCCGATGGGAAGGTACTTGAGGAGATGCGGGGGCCAAAGAGCGTGAGGCCGACCGAGGTGGTGGAGAGGAAAGGCGGCCGACTCTTCATGGGATCCGTCGAACTTCCTTACGTGGCTGTAATCACACGCAAATAG